The genomic DNA ctttgatttttttaaattgcttgtcTAATTATTTGCAAACCCCTCTTTCTTTATCCTAAGAGTGATGAATCTGAAGAGGATGAGCCTTGTGCAATAAGCAGCAAATGGACCTTTGAAAAACATACTCAGAGATGGTCTCGTTTGGGGAGCTCAGAAGGTTCTGGTGTGCCACTTCCTGACAATCTGAGACTCAACATTTCTGGCAGTGGAGATATAGTCTTTTCTGATCACGGGGAGAGAAATGATGAATCGTCTGTCCACAGTTCCAGCAGTGGAGACAGTGACCTAATCAGCTTTCCAAAAACCTGTGAGGAGGCTGAGGCAAGCAGGAGCTCTTCAACATGCTCCTCAAATAAGTTGGCATCACCTGACTCCACCTTCAGCTGCTCTCCCTCTCCTAGTGAAACCTTGAATATAATTAGTGAAGACAAACTCATGGAGAAACCTCCCCATAAAAAAGGAAGGAGTttcttaaagaaaatggaaaagttgCGTCTGCGAAGTAGCAATTTGAAGAGTCAAGGACATTCAAAGGCCAAGCCCATTATTAGCGGACCTATTCTGATAGAGGGACTAAATGAAGAAAAGTTGAGAAACCTCAACTGTGTAAGCATTTCTAACATGTCTGAGAGTCAGACAAGTCAGCCTTCTGATTCACCACAGACCTGTAGTAGCAGCAGTAGGAGCAGCAGTCGCAGCCAGTCTGAAAACAGTAGCACAGTGAGTACCCCAAGCCCTGTTATCAAAGTGAGGCGACACAGTAAAAGAGGAGGGATGTATGCAGAAGAGTTTGATTCTGGGAAACTTTCTTTGTGGAGTGATATTTCTCAGAATAACTTGAAAAATGAAAATCATGTggagaagaaaaaagtatttcAAGTACCTCAAGGCCATAAGCCAGGGACTTTCCCCAAAGCACTTACTTATAGTCTTTTGTCACCCATAGACAACACTTCTGTGAACTGGAGAACTGGGAGTTTTCATGGATGCCGGAGAAACAGGGTTCAGCTTAGTTCTCAGGACTCTGAAACTCCATCTGGCTCACTTTCATTGATGGATAACAGACTGAGCATTTATGACAATGTGCCTAGCATTCATCTGCACAAAATGGATATGCCCGAGATAGGTGATGACGATGTTTTCACAGAGCTAGACAGTGTTATGGAACATGTGAATGGGCTGAGGAAGTTGGTCAGTCAATGGACAGAGAAGTTCTCTGATGAGGGGGACTCTGACTCTGCCAGTCACTCCAACCAGTCCACCTCTCCTTGCCCATCATCCCctaaagagatccgtcttgaaaTTAAAGAACATTCAGAGGGAAAATTGGCTGGATTTCCAGTTACTGAGGGTGAAGATTGCAAACATATTGATGAACATAGCCTCATGGAACTAGCATACGTCATGGAATCAGGGACAAGACTGGTGTCAACACATTCTATCAGGTCAGTTGATTATTAGCAAAGGCTATGAAACATACCTGGAACTGTTTTATGTGAAAAGGAGAAGGGCTTTAATCAGTATCACTTAGGCCCAATTAGTGTACAAAGTATTAAATTAATGATTTATTGATTTCAATTAAACTCAATGTGAAATGCCTTGTGGTTTTGGTGCTAGATTCTTTAGTGTTCAgagcatgaagaagaaaaatatgtacatctcccagaatcaccCCAgatagcatttaaccactgccctggtggcgcagtggttaaatgcctgtactgcagccattcactcaaaaccacaaggttgcgagttcaagaccagcaaaagggcccaggctcgactcaggcttgcatccttccgaggtcacgaaaatgagtacccagactgttgggggcaaattagcttacttgctaattagcttacagtacttgctgttcaccgctatgatctttggaatagcggtatataaataaaacaaattattattaattattatgaaTCTCCCCAGATAGTTGGAAgaatctgagaattgtagttaagaaaaaaaagaaaattaaactctTAATAGTGTTCCAATATCTCTTTTAAGTCATTGTAATATACGGAGCTATTTTTGCTGAGCTATGTGGTTCTAGAAGGAGACTCGGGTTTAAAATAGTATTTATATTGAAGAGGAGTTAAaaaaaatttgttttgttttgttttgttcagcaGCCATGGAAGAAGACACTGGTCAGCTGAAGAAGGAGTAAATTCAGAAAGTCTTTCTCTTCAAATTGACAGCCTGTCTGCTTCCCACCTCAATCGAATACAAAAACTGGCTTTGTTAAAGTTAACTTCTTTAATGGATAAATACTCTCCTTCCAGCAAACAAGGATGGAACtggtaagtaaaataaataatgtgaatTTCTGACATAAAGGGAACtacctgttttatttatttattcatatatatcctgcctttctctcattaGTGAAactcaaggcagttaataacatttaaaaacaaaacagactgaAATTATACAAAAATTTCAGTAAAAGTACACTATTAAACTCTTAATAGTGTTCTAATATCTCTTTTAAGTCATTGCAATATACATAGCTATTTTTGGTGTAATATACATAGCcactatacatggcttccagcttatgtggaagcTGCGCAGCAATCAAAGTAATGGTGTGCACATGCTGCCCCTGAGCCACGAGCATACATGGGGCTTTCCCCTTATGTAGGGGAATCCGGAACTGATCTTccgtgtaaggggagggcccgCTGTATAATTGTTAAGAAAATGTCAAAAAGACTTTCCTTCCAGTCCAAGTTAAGATAAGATGGAGGAAGCCATAACACTTGTTTTCtgttaaacaatttataaagttgttttataaattataaaatttataaagttaaaaacattaaaattaagaaCATTAAACTTTATTAAAGGATTACATACAAACCTTAAAAGCAACACTGCATAATATTagaagtgctctctctctctctctctgtgtgtgtgtgtgtgtgtgtttgtttgtttgtgtgcaccttttaagttgcctgtcaagttatggcaaccccatgaatttcatagggttttcctaggcaagaaatactcacaggtggttttgccatttattTTCTTTGAGCTATAGTCTACAGAACCTggaatttgttggtggtctcttatccaagtactaaccagagctgactttggttagcttccaagatcagatgggatctcatGCATTTAGAGTATTTAAGCAATAATAAAGTATTTAAGTGGTAGGGTATTTAGGCCGTATGTTGTGTATTGTATCAgaaatggggccattttgaatAGTCAAAAATCAATTGCAGTTCTTTCCACTCCATCTTTAGGACCCTTATTATCTTCCATGTATCATTTTGTTATCACATCATCCTGGTTTTTCATGCTAATGATGTAGAATACTGCACTAAACCATCAACATAGCTACCTCCCCACAGGGTGACCACTAAActttttcagaatattttggcAAAGCATTGAATTGGATGAAGGAGGTTGTTTGAATGCAGTGGAGTTTAAGGGGTGATACATGAAGACTGGGGCCTAAGTAGTTCACTGTAATTCCAGTGAGGAAGAGGGTGTCTTATGATTTTAATCTTCAACCTAATGCCTAGATGCTTGGGAACCTAAAAAACGTGGGGGGGTTTTGGTTGTTATTCTAatgaaaaaaatctaaaatgctgTCTATTGCAATGAAGTGCTACTATTGGCAAATCcagtgatgttgtggtttgaattttggattagGAGTCCAGGAAACGAGAGTCCCTTCTTAACCATGCACACCCACGGGGTGGCCTTGCACATGTtacactccctcagccttagatgatgacagtggcaaacctcctctaaatagaTCTTGCCAAACAAACTCTAGGATAGGATTGCCATCAAATAGGAATTCTTAACCTGGGATCCATGGATAGATTTCATAtactatggctggcatcctatagAGTAATTAAGTAATTAAAATAGACTTAAACATTCATAACTGCTCTGTTTATGTTTACAACTGTGGCACTATTTCCGTCATCACAAGAGCTTCCCCAAACCTCCCTTAATAGCCAGCAGCCACATGAAGCAACAGAGGTCTGTTCTACTGGCAGTTAGGGGGCTGCAGGGTGGTTTTTTTCAAGCCTTCTCCTACCAATGATCTGCAGCACCCCATTtgtcagcagaacagacctctatTGTTCAGTGTGGCtgttggctgttaaggtaggtttggaAGGTTGGGTGAGGAGACAATACATAGTGATACATTCATAATGATATCAGTGGTACAGGATTTTGGCCTATGTCTTTATTTTCACTAACCCCTCTAAGTGAAATTTTGCATTTCCCCCAATTATGAGTGTAGACAACAATACTGAGTTGTATTAGCAGTACCTGTGACTTTATCAGAAATCACAGATGTTTTCATGTCACATTACAGTTGCTGCAGATAGCGGAAAAATATTTTATACTCATCGCTAGTTTGAAATTACTATAGTTATTAGTCCCATCATTTAGATTAATGTGATTGCAAAGAAGTCCATTGGCTTCACCAGACTGCCCAAAGAGACTGTAGCCCCCCCACCAAAGGTTAAGAGCCCCTGCCATAAAAGCTCATAATAACTTATATTTTCCCCTGAAACACTGCTAATTAGCTTTGTTCCCCTGTAAACTAAAAAGTGTTAAGAATCCTCAGATATTTGAATGGCTCTGCCTGCAGTCTCCTCATGTTGGCCATGCTGGCCAACCCTTCCCGGAACAGAACCCAGCCACATAACGCTCCCTCCACAGAcatatacagtcatccttccatatttgcggatttgattattcacgggtttgattaatatgttctctctaggaatatctatgtcctccagcacaactctatggtcaactttaactaaaagttaaagcgagaatgctctactaggccttgtagctcctccagggcagttctgtggtcagtgtctgtcggacatcaaccacagagttgcactggaagacccagagatacctagagaggtgtcctctcagtagAAACATggagtttttgttatttgcggtttttccatattcactgggatCTTGTTCCCCTAACATTAGTGAATATGAAGGGAGAACTTTATAAGCGAAgactgcccaccgttattttattactgtattattgtttttagattttattgcctgtaattttaatggatagaattgtttaatccttttttaaggggggattatatatattgtatttttaaaggttgtacgctgctttgattgtggtaacaaaaagcgggatataaaaagttttatttattttattatttatgctggcttgggaattctgggacttttataaaaacaaaaacttttgtaAGCTTTGATTATtccattatattattttaatgtgtaatgtccCATAAATGAATGTTTAAAACACTGCACACTCAGCTCAGAATTATCTGGAACACAACACAAGCCAATGAactacttttttttattttcaggacTGTTCcaaagttcatcagaaaaataaaagCCCCTGATTATAAGGACAAAAGTGTATTTGGAGTACCATTACTGTTAAATGTCCAGAAAACAGGTCATCCACTTCCAAGGAGCATAGTCCAAGCCATGGACTACTTGAGAGATAATTTTCTTGACCAGGTACCAGtatgaaaaatgggaaatcacGCTTAGGGTTTCATACCTGCCATCTCATTTTTTACACGATGTTTGTGGATTTTccatcagttttctttttttaaaaaaaaagactattgTAACAAACATGCTATGtcttaaaaacagattttaccctTCCAATTCCCCTTTATGCATGCATGTGCCAATAACTTTTTGGAACGTAGATTGTGCCACGGGCACAGTCAATGGGGATTTCCCCCTTggatttagcttttatttttgtttattctttttcatAGGTTGGCCTTTTCAGAAAATCAGGTGTTAAATCAAGGATTCTTTACTTAAgggaaatgaatgaaaatgacCCAAACAGCATAACATATGAGGGACAGTCAGCTTTTGATGTGGCAGACATGGTGAAGCAATATTTCCGAGATCTTCCAGAACCTATATTCACAAGCAAACTTTGTGAATCCTTCCTCCACATCTATCAGTGTATGTAGTTATGATTTCAACATTGTTTTGTCCATTTTCAATAGTCATTTTATAAAGTGAACATCAGTTGCTTTTTTAATGTACATATATCTGTTGTATAATTGTGGCTTTATATTAATGCATGTCTGAGTCACAAGTCAAGAAAATGAGTATAGATATCATgagatttctttaaaatttgtAGCTTGTTTCTATCCGATGAGTTTTGAACAGAAGCTCTTATTTCATTCACTCAATTAGACAAATGTAATATAATGAGGTTCCTTTGGGTTTTCTTAATCTGTGCCACATTGTGTTAAAAAATAGACAGAAATTAAGTATGAGTGGTTATTTTCAATATGTTTGAAAGAATGCATATAAATTCATTGATGAAAAGATATTGTAGTGTCTGAAAATAAAGCTTGACACATCTTAAACAGTGcccattatttttctctgtctctccttttCTAGATCTCCCAAAAGATCAGCAATTTTATGCTGTCCAAGCTGCTATTCTTTTGCTTCCAGATGAAAATCGTGAAGCTTTGAAAATTCTGCTGTTCTTTCTCAGGGATGTAGTAGCTTTTGTGGAGGAAAACCAGATGACTCCAGCCAACATTGCTGTCTGCCTGGCACCATCTTTGTTTCACCTTAATACCCTGCGGAGAGAGAGTTCTTCATCATCTAGGTATTTTGGCTTTGCCAAAGCTTGTTAATGAACAAGTGGAAAAATACACTGACCATGGTACAAATTGCAAAGTGCTTCAGTCAGTCAACGTTAATAGGAAATGAGTACGATATAGCCATTGCTTTTACATAGTGGTCTATGTTAGTCAATTTGTGCTGTATTTGGCTTTGTTTGGGTGCAGACTGCAGGTCTGTGAAACCAGGAATGGAATGCAGATAAGATTTTGCAATAGTAGGGTAGCTGGTAAACTAATTTCTGTCCAAGATAACAATCTGGATATCCTTTGTGACCATCATATACATCCTAGGCCAACACATAACAAAATACG from Sceloporus undulatus isolate JIND9_A2432 ecotype Alabama chromosome 2, SceUnd_v1.1, whole genome shotgun sequence includes the following:
- the LOC121921588 gene encoding rho GTPase-activating protein 7-like isoform X1 gives rise to the protein MAYPGKSRLRRSFSEHIKVSTNKAWDVFWKSAREKRLSEIEAKEACDWLKAAGFPQYAQMFEETETYCELHLTDMQFPVAINSVRKDHEFLDKDEMESLYRRLNTLNKYAAMKVEINRPRKRSDESEEDEPCAISSKWTFEKHTQRWSRLGSSEGSGVPLPDNLRLNISGSGDIVFSDHGERNDESSVHSSSSGDSDLISFPKTCEEAEASRSSSTCSSNKLASPDSTFSCSPSPSETLNIISEDKLMEKPPHKKGRSFLKKMEKLRLRSSNLKSQGHSKAKPIISGPILIEGLNEEKLRNLNCVSISNMSESQTSQPSDSPQTCSSSSRSSSRSQSENSSTVSTPSPVIKVRRHSKRGGMYAEEFDSGKLSLWSDISQNNLKNENHVEKKKVFQVPQGHKPGTFPKALTYSLLSPIDNTSVNWRTGSFHGCRRNRVQLSSQDSETPSGSLSLMDNRLSIYDNVPSIHLHKMDMPEIGDDDVFTELDSVMEHVNGLRKLVSQWTEKFSDEGDSDSASHSNQSTSPCPSSPKEIRLEIKEHSEGKLAGFPVTEGEDCKHIDEHSLMELAYVMESGTRLVSTHSISSHGRRHWSAEEGVNSESLSLQIDSLSASHLNRIQKLALLKLTSLMDKYSPSSKQGWNWTVPKFIRKIKAPDYKDKSVFGVPLLLNVQKTGHPLPRSIVQAMDYLRDNFLDQVGLFRKSGVKSRILYLREMNENDPNSITYEGQSAFDVADMVKQYFRDLPEPIFTSKLCESFLHIYQYLPKDQQFYAVQAAILLLPDENREALKILLFFLRDVVAFVEENQMTPANIAVCLAPSLFHLNTLRRESSSSSRSSQRKYSTGKPDQKDLSENLAATQGLAHMIMECHRLFQIPDYYFNQGYEDLDVQNNSEEVAPPQPPLTKHSSTVTSLEHSMQDLLRDAKEKFKNWVVCSILEVDSAYKKVDDNYHIRLWKASVEIDAAPKVVLYRILMEHHLWDPNLQQTKILEIVDDETDIYHYTTESMSPLPPREYVVLRTWRTDPQSGTCVLAATSTNSESATVSGILAHVLLCQYLIEAVGSQKSKVTHVCRIDTRGRTTEWYNRAFGHLCAAELIRIKQSFKSSLY
- the LOC121921588 gene encoding rho GTPase-activating protein 7-like isoform X4, yielding MAYPGKSRLRRSFSEHIKVSTNKAWDVFWKSAREKRLSEIEAKEACDWLKAAGFPQYAQMFEDMQFPVAINSVRKDHEFLDKDEMESLYRRLNTLNKYAAMKVEINRPRKRSDESEEDEPCAISSKWTFEKHTQRWSRLGSSEGSGVPLPDNLRLNISGSGDIVFSDHGERNDESSVHSSSSGDSDLISFPKTCEEAEASRSSSTCSSNKLASPDSTFSCSPSPSETLNIISEDKLMEKPPHKKGRSFLKKMEKLRLRSSNLKSQGHSKAKPIISGPILIEGLNEEKLRNLNCVSISNMSESQTSQPSDSPQTCSSSSRSSSRSQSENSSTVSTPSPVIKVRRHSKRGGMYAEEFDSGKLSLWSDISQNNLKNENHVEKKKVFQVPQGHKPGTFPKALTYSLLSPIDNTSVNWRTGSFHGCRRNRVQLSSQDSETPSGSLSLMDNRLSIYDNVPSIHLHKMDMPEIGDDDVFTELDSVMEHVNGLRKLVSQWTEKFSDEGDSDSASHSNQSTSPCPSSPKEIRLEIKEHSEGKLAGFPVTEGEDCKHIDEHSLMELAYVMESGTRLVSTHSISHGRRHWSAEEGVNSESLSLQIDSLSASHLNRIQKLALLKLTSLMDKYSPSSKQGWNWTVPKFIRKIKAPDYKDKSVFGVPLLLNVQKTGHPLPRSIVQAMDYLRDNFLDQVGLFRKSGVKSRILYLREMNENDPNSITYEGQSAFDVADMVKQYFRDLPEPIFTSKLCESFLHIYQYLPKDQQFYAVQAAILLLPDENREALKILLFFLRDVVAFVEENQMTPANIAVCLAPSLFHLNTLRRESSSSSRSSQRKYSTGKPDQKDLSENLAATQGLAHMIMECHRLFQIPDYYFNQGYEDLDVQNNSEEVAPPQPPLTKHSSTVTSLEHSMQDLLRDAKEKFKNWVVCSILEVDSAYKKVDDNYHIRLWKASVEIDAAPKVVLYRILMEHHLWDPNLQQTKILEIVDDETDIYHYTTESMSPLPPREYVVLRTWRTDPQSGTCVLAATSTNSESATVSGILAHVLLCQYLIEAVGSQKSKVTHVCRIDTRGRTTEWYNRAFGHLCAAELIRIKQSFKSSLY
- the LOC121921588 gene encoding rho GTPase-activating protein 7-like isoform X2 codes for the protein MAYPGKSRLRRSFSEHIKVSTNKAWDVFWKSAREKRLSEIEAKEACDWLKAAGFPQYAQMFEETETYCELHLTDMQFPVAINSVRKDHEFLDKDEMESLYRRLNTLNKYAAMKVEINRPRKRSDESEEDEPCAISSKWTFEKHTQRWSRLGSSEGSGVPLPDNLRLNISGSGDIVFSDHGERNDESSVHSSSSGDSDLISFPKTCEEAEASRSSSTCSSNKLASPDSTFSCSPSPSETLNIISEDKLMEKPPHKKGRSFLKKMEKLRLRSSNLKSQGHSKAKPIISGPILIEGLNEEKLRNLNCVSISNMSESQTSQPSDSPQTCSSSSRSSSRSQSENSSTVSTPSPVIKVRRHSKRGGMYAEEFDSGKLSLWSDISQNNLKNENHVEKKKVFQVPQGHKPGTFPKALTYSLLSPIDNTSVNWRTGSFHGCRRNRVQLSSQDSETPSGSLSLMDNRLSIYDNVPSIHLHKMDMPEIGDDDVFTELDSVMEHVNGLRKLVSQWTEKFSDEGDSDSASHSNQSTSPCPSSPKEIRLEIKEHSEGKLAGFPVTEGEDCKHIDEHSLMELAYVMESGTRLVSTHSISHGRRHWSAEEGVNSESLSLQIDSLSASHLNRIQKLALLKLTSLMDKYSPSSKQGWNWTVPKFIRKIKAPDYKDKSVFGVPLLLNVQKTGHPLPRSIVQAMDYLRDNFLDQVGLFRKSGVKSRILYLREMNENDPNSITYEGQSAFDVADMVKQYFRDLPEPIFTSKLCESFLHIYQYLPKDQQFYAVQAAILLLPDENREALKILLFFLRDVVAFVEENQMTPANIAVCLAPSLFHLNTLRRESSSSSRSSQRKYSTGKPDQKDLSENLAATQGLAHMIMECHRLFQIPDYYFNQGYEDLDVQNNSEEVAPPQPPLTKHSSTVTSLEHSMQDLLRDAKEKFKNWVVCSILEVDSAYKKVDDNYHIRLWKASVEIDAAPKVVLYRILMEHHLWDPNLQQTKILEIVDDETDIYHYTTESMSPLPPREYVVLRTWRTDPQSGTCVLAATSTNSESATVSGILAHVLLCQYLIEAVGSQKSKVTHVCRIDTRGRTTEWYNRAFGHLCAAELIRIKQSFKSSLY
- the LOC121921588 gene encoding rho GTPase-activating protein 7-like isoform X3; the protein is MAYPGKSRLRRSFSEHIKVSTNKAWDVFWKSAREKRLSEIEAKEACDWLKAAGFPQYAQMFEDMQFPVAINSVRKDHEFLDKDEMESLYRRLNTLNKYAAMKVEINRPRKRSDESEEDEPCAISSKWTFEKHTQRWSRLGSSEGSGVPLPDNLRLNISGSGDIVFSDHGERNDESSVHSSSSGDSDLISFPKTCEEAEASRSSSTCSSNKLASPDSTFSCSPSPSETLNIISEDKLMEKPPHKKGRSFLKKMEKLRLRSSNLKSQGHSKAKPIISGPILIEGLNEEKLRNLNCVSISNMSESQTSQPSDSPQTCSSSSRSSSRSQSENSSTVSTPSPVIKVRRHSKRGGMYAEEFDSGKLSLWSDISQNNLKNENHVEKKKVFQVPQGHKPGTFPKALTYSLLSPIDNTSVNWRTGSFHGCRRNRVQLSSQDSETPSGSLSLMDNRLSIYDNVPSIHLHKMDMPEIGDDDVFTELDSVMEHVNGLRKLVSQWTEKFSDEGDSDSASHSNQSTSPCPSSPKEIRLEIKEHSEGKLAGFPVTEGEDCKHIDEHSLMELAYVMESGTRLVSTHSISSHGRRHWSAEEGVNSESLSLQIDSLSASHLNRIQKLALLKLTSLMDKYSPSSKQGWNWTVPKFIRKIKAPDYKDKSVFGVPLLLNVQKTGHPLPRSIVQAMDYLRDNFLDQVGLFRKSGVKSRILYLREMNENDPNSITYEGQSAFDVADMVKQYFRDLPEPIFTSKLCESFLHIYQYLPKDQQFYAVQAAILLLPDENREALKILLFFLRDVVAFVEENQMTPANIAVCLAPSLFHLNTLRRESSSSSRSSQRKYSTGKPDQKDLSENLAATQGLAHMIMECHRLFQIPDYYFNQGYEDLDVQNNSEEVAPPQPPLTKHSSTVTSLEHSMQDLLRDAKEKFKNWVVCSILEVDSAYKKVDDNYHIRLWKASVEIDAAPKVVLYRILMEHHLWDPNLQQTKILEIVDDETDIYHYTTESMSPLPPREYVVLRTWRTDPQSGTCVLAATSTNSESATVSGILAHVLLCQYLIEAVGSQKSKVTHVCRIDTRGRTTEWYNRAFGHLCAAELIRIKQSFKSSLY
- the LOC121921588 gene encoding rho GTPase-activating protein 7-like isoform X5, which translates into the protein MILPKIEAKEACDWLKAAGFPQYAQMFEETETYCELHLTDMQFPVAINSVRKDHEFLDKDEMESLYRRLNTLNKYAAMKVEINRPRKRSDESEEDEPCAISSKWTFEKHTQRWSRLGSSEGSGVPLPDNLRLNISGSGDIVFSDHGERNDESSVHSSSSGDSDLISFPKTCEEAEASRSSSTCSSNKLASPDSTFSCSPSPSETLNIISEDKLMEKPPHKKGRSFLKKMEKLRLRSSNLKSQGHSKAKPIISGPILIEGLNEEKLRNLNCVSISNMSESQTSQPSDSPQTCSSSSRSSSRSQSENSSTVSTPSPVIKVRRHSKRGGMYAEEFDSGKLSLWSDISQNNLKNENHVEKKKVFQVPQGHKPGTFPKALTYSLLSPIDNTSVNWRTGSFHGCRRNRVQLSSQDSETPSGSLSLMDNRLSIYDNVPSIHLHKMDMPEIGDDDVFTELDSVMEHVNGLRKLVSQWTEKFSDEGDSDSASHSNQSTSPCPSSPKEIRLEIKEHSEGKLAGFPVTEGEDCKHIDEHSLMELAYVMESGTRLVSTHSISSHGRRHWSAEEGVNSESLSLQIDSLSASHLNRIQKLALLKLTSLMDKYSPSSKQGWNWTVPKFIRKIKAPDYKDKSVFGVPLLLNVQKTGHPLPRSIVQAMDYLRDNFLDQVGLFRKSGVKSRILYLREMNENDPNSITYEGQSAFDVADMVKQYFRDLPEPIFTSKLCESFLHIYQYLPKDQQFYAVQAAILLLPDENREALKILLFFLRDVVAFVEENQMTPANIAVCLAPSLFHLNTLRRESSSSSRSSQRKYSTGKPDQKDLSENLAATQGLAHMIMECHRLFQIPDYYFNQGYEDLDVQNNSEEVAPPQPPLTKHSSTVTSLEHSMQDLLRDAKEKFKNWVVCSILEVDSAYKKVDDNYHIRLWKASVEIDAAPKVVLYRILMEHHLWDPNLQQTKILEIVDDETDIYHYTTESMSPLPPREYVVLRTWRTDPQSGTCVLAATSTNSESATVSGILAHVLLCQYLIEAVGSQKSKVTHVCRIDTRGRTTEWYNRAFGHLCAAELIRIKQSFKSSLY
- the LOC121921588 gene encoding rho GTPase-activating protein 7-like isoform X6; protein product: MILPKIEAKEACDWLKAAGFPQYAQMFEDMQFPVAINSVRKDHEFLDKDEMESLYRRLNTLNKYAAMKVEINRPRKRSDESEEDEPCAISSKWTFEKHTQRWSRLGSSEGSGVPLPDNLRLNISGSGDIVFSDHGERNDESSVHSSSSGDSDLISFPKTCEEAEASRSSSTCSSNKLASPDSTFSCSPSPSETLNIISEDKLMEKPPHKKGRSFLKKMEKLRLRSSNLKSQGHSKAKPIISGPILIEGLNEEKLRNLNCVSISNMSESQTSQPSDSPQTCSSSSRSSSRSQSENSSTVSTPSPVIKVRRHSKRGGMYAEEFDSGKLSLWSDISQNNLKNENHVEKKKVFQVPQGHKPGTFPKALTYSLLSPIDNTSVNWRTGSFHGCRRNRVQLSSQDSETPSGSLSLMDNRLSIYDNVPSIHLHKMDMPEIGDDDVFTELDSVMEHVNGLRKLVSQWTEKFSDEGDSDSASHSNQSTSPCPSSPKEIRLEIKEHSEGKLAGFPVTEGEDCKHIDEHSLMELAYVMESGTRLVSTHSISSHGRRHWSAEEGVNSESLSLQIDSLSASHLNRIQKLALLKLTSLMDKYSPSSKQGWNWTVPKFIRKIKAPDYKDKSVFGVPLLLNVQKTGHPLPRSIVQAMDYLRDNFLDQVGLFRKSGVKSRILYLREMNENDPNSITYEGQSAFDVADMVKQYFRDLPEPIFTSKLCESFLHIYQYLPKDQQFYAVQAAILLLPDENREALKILLFFLRDVVAFVEENQMTPANIAVCLAPSLFHLNTLRRESSSSSRSSQRKYSTGKPDQKDLSENLAATQGLAHMIMECHRLFQIPDYYFNQGYEDLDVQNNSEEVAPPQPPLTKHSSTVTSLEHSMQDLLRDAKEKFKNWVVCSILEVDSAYKKVDDNYHIRLWKASVEIDAAPKVVLYRILMEHHLWDPNLQQTKILEIVDDETDIYHYTTESMSPLPPREYVVLRTWRTDPQSGTCVLAATSTNSESATVSGILAHVLLCQYLIEAVGSQKSKVTHVCRIDTRGRTTEWYNRAFGHLCAAELIRIKQSFKSSLY